Part of the Elusimicrobiota bacterium genome, TCAACAATATGGAGCAGATTCAGGCCATAATAACCGCCTGCGTGAAAAGCCGAAGCCCGGTGATCTTGCAGGTGTCAAAGGGAGCAAGGGATTACGCCAACGCCACGCTGCTGCGCTGGATGGGCCGGGGAGCCGTGGAAATGATGAAAGAACTGGGCGCGCCCGTGCCGGCGGCTCTGCATCTGGATCACGGCGACAGCTTTGAACTGTGCAAGTCATGCATAGACAGCGGTTTTTCCTCGGTGATGTATGACGGGTCAAGCCTGTCCTACGAGGAGAACGCGCGCATAACCCGCCAGGTGGTGGATTACGCCCATAAATTCGACGTCACCGTGGAGGGGGAACTGGGGGTGCTCGCCGGCATAGAGGACGAAGTCTCGTCCGAAAAGTCACACTATACCGATCCCGCGCAGGTTGAAGACTTTGTCAAAAAGACAGGCGTGGATTCGCTCGCCATTTCAATTGGCACCAGCCACGGCGCCTATAAATTCAAAGTGAAACCCGGCGAATCTGTCCCGCCTCTCCGCTTTGACATACTTGAAGAAGTTGAAAAGCGGATACCGGGATTTCCCATAGTGCTGCACGGCTCGTCTTCCGTTATGCCGGAATATATTGCCATGATCAACAAATACGGCGGCAAGATGGAGAACGCCGTGGGCGTGCCGGCCGAGCAGCTGCGCCGCGCCGCCAAGTCCGCCGTCTGCAAAATAAATATAGACTCCGACGGCCGCCTGGTGATGACCGCCATGATCCGGAAAGTTTTCTCTGAAAAACCGGGGGAATTTGACCCGAGAAAATATCTCGGCCCCGCCCGCGAAGAGCTGGTCAAGATGTACATGGCCAAGAATAAGGATGTGCTGGGCTCAGCGGGAAGGGTATAAGAACGGCAGGGAATAGGGGCTAGCGGATAGGGATTAGAACCAAGAAATAAGGAACTCCTTCCCTAATCGCTATTCGCTATTCTCTATCCCCTGTAATTTACTGTGACTTACGACCTTATCATAATCGGCGGCGGAGCGTCGGGGCTTGCCGCCGCCTGTGCGGCTGCCAATGTCGGCGCCGGTATTCTGGTTATTGAAAAAAATCATGTGCCGGGCCGCAAGATACTCTCTACCGGCGCGGGTAAATGCAACTTCAGCAACTTTCAAATCTCGCCTGACCATTATCACATTCATAACCCGGCCTTTCTGGAGCAAACTTTCAAGGCCCTGTCTCCGGCGGAGATACCCGCGTTTTTTGAAAAACTCGGCCTGCTTTGTACGCGCGGGGAAAATGGCCGTCTTTTCCCCAGGTCAATGAAAGCCCAGGATGTGGTTGGAGTGCTAGTAAACAGACTGGGCGTTCTTGGCGTAACTTTGCTGACGCTCACGGAAGTTACGGCCATAAGAAAAGAAAAAGACGGCTTTCTGGTGGAAACATTTGCGGTCGCGCCCCGATGGGAAAAGAAAGCGGCTGAATCCGTCAAAAAAAATTACAGCGCCAAACGCGTAATACTAGCCGCAGGAGGGGCGACCTATCCGCAGATAGGGGGTTCGCTTAAAGGCTACGCTCTGCTTGAAAGCTTTGGGCACAGCGTCAGCGCGCCGCGCCCGGCCCTGGTGCCGCTAAAGATCAAGGAAAAAATCGTAAAGAATCTTGACGGCGTCAGGCTTGAGGCGCGCCTGAGCCTGACGGATGGAAAAGATAAACTGGCTGAAACAGCGGGGGAACTGCTTTTTACCGGCTACGGAATTTCCGGTCCGGCCACTCTTGACCTCAGCCGCGCCGCGCTGCAAGCGCTGGACAACGGCCCGGTTTTCGCGGAGGCGGATTTTTTCCCGGAATGGCCCGCTCAAAAATTTGACGGCGTACTGCGTGAACGCGCCAGGGCTTTTTCCGGCCGGCCTTTTTCGCATTTTGCCTGCGGCTTATTGAACGATAAAATTTTAAAGGCGGCGGCGGAACTGGCAGTTATTGACTGGCGGGCAACACTGCCTGGTATTGAAAAAGTTGTCAAGTTCGGGGGAATTTTGAAATGCTTCCGGCTTGAAATCACAGGAGCCACGGGTTTTGAGGACGCCATGGTTACTACGGGCGGCTGTACTCTGGATGAAATAGACCCTTCCACCTTCGCTTCCAAAAAAGTCAAAGGGCTTTATGTGACCGGCGAACTTCTGGACATTGACGGGGATTCCGGCGGCTACAATTTACACCTGGCCTGGACCTCAGGCATACTCGCGGGCCGCCACGCGGCACATAGCGGCTAGGGGCTAGAGTAGAGAGTTTATAGTTATTGAAAATTTAAGAAACTCCACCCCCAACCGCTAACCCCTATTCGCTATCCCTATTATCTGAATAGATGCACCGACAGCCAGTAGACTGCTGCTGAGATCAGGGCGGAGCCGGGAATCGTAAGCACCCAGGCCCACACAATCTGGCCCGCCACGCCCCATTTTACGGCATTAAACCGTTTTATGGTTCCCACGCCCATTATGGCGCCGGTTATGGTGTGAGTGGTGCTTACGGGCGCGCCCATTGAGGATGCAAAAAAGAGTGTGACAGCGGCCCCGGTTTCAGCGCAGAACCCGTCTATTGGTTTTAATTTTGAGATCTTATGACCCATGGTTTTTACTATGCGCCAGCCGCCAAACATCGTGCCAAGCCCCATGGCCGCGTAGCAGATCAAAGCCACCCAGCCCGGTACTTTAAATTCGCTCAAATATCCCGCGCTGCACAGCAGGCCGGTTATTACGCCCATGGTCTTCTGCGCGTCATTGCCTCCGTGGCCGATGCAGTAAGCGGCGGAAGACAACAGCTGTCCCTTTCTGAAGAGATGGTCCACCTTGCTCGGAGTTGATTTACTGAACAATCGGTAAACCACCGTACCGAAAAGCAACCCCAGCAGCAGTCCCAGCACAGGCGAAATTACTATAAAGATCAAAACCTTCATTATGCCGCTCATTACAAGCACGCCTGTGCCGGCTTTTACAATGGCAGCGCCCGCCAATCCGCCCATAAGGGCATGCGACGAACTTGAAGGCATGCCGTAATACCAGGTGAGGATATTCCAGGCGCAGGCCCCTATCAGCGCTCCAAAGATAATGTGTGTGTCTATAATACTGATGTCAACTATCCCTTTACCCATGGTATTGGCCACCGCGTGGCTGAACAGGAAGAAGGCCAAAACATTGAAGAAGGCCGCCCATATAACCGCCTGACGGGGGGAAAGCACCCGCGTTGAAACGATGGTAGCTATGGAGTTGGCGGCGTCGTGAAAGCCGTTAAGGAAGTCGAATACCAGGGCCAGAGTTACAAGCCCGATCACTGCAAGCAAGGTACTATCCATTTTTCACCAGTATGGCCTCTATCACCTTCGCCACATGTTCGCAGGTATCAAGGGTGCCTTCGGCCACTTCGTAAATTTCCTTCCATTTAATGACCATAATGGGGTCTTTTTCGGTTTCAAAAAGATTGCTGATGGCCTTTTCGCGTATCTGGTCGCCTATGTTTTCAAGGCGGTTCACTTCTATGCAGTGGTCAAGCACCCGGCGGGCGCGTTTGGTGTCGTGCATGTGCTTTACGGCGTTGGTCAGCGCCCGCGCCGACTGGTCTATGGTGTCGGCGAACTGTATCATGTACTCCTCGTTGGCGTCAAGCTTGTAAAGTCTTATGCGGTTGGCCATGGAGTTTATCATGTCTAAAATGTCATCCAGTGTGTTGGCCAGCGAGTAAATGTCTTCACGGTCGATCGGGGTTATAAAAGTGCGGTTGAGCATGTCCACTATTTCGTGGGCAAGGGTGTCGCCTTCATGTTCAAAATCCTTTATTTTCTTCACGGTTTCTTCGTCGAACACGCCTTTTTTTACGGAAGACTTAAAACAGTCGGCGGCCTTTATTATATTGTCCGCCTGAAGGCTTAAAAAATCGAAAAATTTCAGTTCTTTGGGAATAAAGTTTATGGCCATTTGTGAACTCCTTGGCCGTCTGAGGAGCATAGCTCCCGATACGGCACTGAATAGTCTTGAACAGCAGGATAATTTAATTATATCCTTTTAAAGCGTTTATGGCAAAACAGCGGGAGAAAAACATGGACTTCAAAAACCAGCTTTACAGGCGGCTTGAAAAATACGCAAAAATCGACACTAAATCGGACGAGGCCTCAAAAAATTTCCCGTCCTCAAAAGGCCAGCTGACGCTGGGGAAATTGCTGAAGGCCGAACTTAAGGCCATAGGCGCAAAAAGCGTTAAGATGGATAAATACGGCTATGTAACCGCCGAAATCCCGGCCACGGTAAAAGGCAAAATCCCTGTTATAGGTTTTTTGGCGCATATGGACACTTCGCCCGAAGTAAGCGGCAAGGGCGTCAAACCGCAGGTGCACCGCAACTGGCGCGGCGGCGACATAGTGATAAGCAGGAAACACGGCGTTATACTCAACACTAAAAACTGCCCGGAACTGGCCGCCTGCAGGGGGGAGGATATAGTTACGGCGTCGGGCGACACTTTGCTCGGAGCCGATAATAAGGCGGGGCTCGCCATAATAATGACGGTGGCCGAGCACCTGCTTGACCATCCGGAAATACCGCACGGCAAACTCAAGATCGGCTTCACTCCCGACGAGGAAGTGGGGCAGGGCGTGAAGTATTTTAATGTTAAGTCTTTCGGCGCGGACTACGCCTACACTTTTGACGGAGATGTGGCTGGCGCGATAGAAGAGGAAACTTTTAACGCCGACGGAGTAAAGATCTCCGTAAAAGGAAAAAGCGTTCACCCCGGCTCGGCAAAAGACGCTTTGGCTAACGCCGCCCGTATAGCGGCGGACATCGTTTCTGCCTGGCCGGAGAATCGTCTGCCCGAGACCACGGCCGGCCGCGACGGGTTTATAATGTTCACGGATATCAAGGGCGAAATTGAGACCGCAGAGATTTCCGGCATAGCGCGTGAACATGATCTGGCTAAACTTAAGGCCCTTGAAAAGCATCTTGCGGCCATTGTGGCGGAGAAAAGGATCAAGTACCCGCTGGCTGAAATAAAGCTGGAATTCAACGAACAGTACCGCAATATGGGTCCTGTAATCAGGAAACATCCGAAGGTAATGGCGAATTTGACGGCGGCGGTGAAAGAGGCGGGACTTACGCCCCATATTAAGCCGGTGAGAGGGGGGACCGACGGATCCCGGCTGTCTTTCATGGGCCTGCCCACGCCGAACGTGTTTACGGGTGGCTACAACTATCACGGCCGCTACGAATGGGTCTCGCTGGGCGGCATGCAGAAATCCGCCGAAGTCCTGACAAACCTCGCCCGGAAATGGGCGGAGTGAATCCGGCCGCTAAAAATATGACAAATAATTTCATGGCTCTTTCGGCTATAGACTGGACGATAATCGCGGCCTATACCGGACTTTCAATGCTCATTGGTTTGTACTTTTCCAAACGCGGCTCGAAAAACATGGCGGAATATTTCGTCGCCGGCAGGGACGTCACCTGGTGGCTTGCCGGCATTTCCATGGTGGCCACCACTTTTGCCGCGGACACGCCTCTTGTAGTCTCAGCCATTGTCAGGACCAAAGGGCTGCAGGGCAACTGGTACTGGTGGTCAAGCGTCATGGGAGCCGTGATGTGCATTTATTTTTTCGCGCGGCTCTGGCGGCGGTCGGGGATAATAACCGACGCGGAATTCATGGAAGTGCGCTATCACGGCAAAGCGGGCGCCTTTCTGAGGGGTTTTTACGCTTTTTTCCGTTCCATACTCTGCAATTCCATTGTGATGGGCTGGGTAATACTTGCGATGTCAAAGATAGTCTATGTCCTGCTGGGCTGGCCAAAAACCATGTCGGTGTGGATACTTGTGTGTATATCCGTGGTCTATATATTATTTTCCGGTTTATGGGGCGTTCTCGCCACGGATTTTTTCCAGTTCATTCTGGCCATGTCGGGCTGCATAACATTCGCGGCCATCGTCATGGTAAAAGCCGGAGGACCGGCCGCTCTGATAGACAAAGCGGTTATGGCCTGTTCCGCCGCCGCGGCCGCCGACCCGCAGTCCAACCTGGTTGCGCCTTCGCAGTTAATGAATCTTTTTCCGAGCTTTGATTCGCTCAATGCGGGGGTCATCATGTTTTTCGCCTTTGTGTCGCTCCAGTGGTGGCAGAGCGCTCAGGGCGACGGCTTTCTGGCGCAGAGGCTGTTCTCCTGCAAGAACGAAAAGCATTCGCTGCTTTCAGTTCTTTTTTACAGTTTCCTCCATTATGCCATAAGGCCCTGGCCGTGGATAATAGTCGGACTGGGCTCGCTTATCTTTTTCCCCGTACTGGCGGACCCCGAAACAGCTTACCCGCTCATGATGATAAAATTCCTGCCCGTGGGCCTGAAAGGCGTGCTGGTGGCGTCGTTCCTCGCCGCTTTTATGTCAACCCTCTCCACGCATATAAATCTCGGCGCGTCGTACATGGTAAATGATATCTATAAACGGTTTTTCGTCCCTGAGGCTTCCGACAAGCATTACGTGGCGGTTTCGAGAATCAGCATTCTCGTTATGACGGGACTTGCGGGCGTAGCCTCGCTTCTTATGCATTCGGTTTATTCAGCGTGGCTGCTGGGTACCGCTCTTATGTCCGGAACCGCTTTGATCGTAATGTTAAGGTGGTATTGGTGGCGGATAAACGCCTGGAGCGAGATTTCGGGCATAATAGCCGCTCTGGCTATAACATTGTCGCTGGCCGCTTCTCCGACGCTCGGCGCGGACAAATATTACGCGCTCAGGCTGTTCATAATAATTTTCGGAACCACCGCGGTTTCGGTTATAACGACCTTTTTAACGGAACCAGAACCTTACGACCATCTTGAAAAGTTTTACAGAAGGGTCAGGCCTTCGGGCTGGTGGGGCAAGCTTGCCGAGCGGTGCCCCGACGTGCATCCCGTCAAGATCGGCATGGCGGAATTCACGGACTGGGGGTTGACCGTTGTATGTATTTATTCCAGTTTATTCGGGATAGGGTGGCTTGTGCTTGGCAGGATAAAGACGGGTGTGATAAGCTGCCTGCTTTGCGCCGTGCTGCTTACCGTTATACTTAAACGGATCAATCTGATGAAGTGGGATTAAAGAAATAGGCGTTAGGCTGAAGGCTGAAGTTTGTAAAATTCCCTTATAAATTTGAAGTTCTGACCCTTCAGCCCTCAGCCTTCAGCCTATTCATCTAAGCTACCACTGCACGTCTCTGGTCATTTCTTCAACACGTTCAATGCCTAAGGCCGGCTGAGCCGCTTTATTTGCCTCATCTCGTGCGTCCTCGCACGGCCCGGCGCCTTTGACGTATGCGGTCAGGCTTTCCAAAGAAGCTCCCGAAACTTCCATCCGCTCAAGTTCAATAGACTCGGGCAGGTTTTCATATTGGCCGTGGCCGACGGCCTGTCCCCGCGGCGCAATGCAGATATTAACAACCTGCGGGCCGCCCCTTAATTTGTTGCTCCAATGGCCGAATATAGTGTGATTAACGTATAAAGAACCGCCAAGCTGTTTCAGCCAGTTTTCATTCACCTTTCTAGGTACGAACGGCCAGGCCGAAAAAGGATATGAGTCCACCACCGCATTGGATTTAACGGCTAATAAATTTTTTATTCCGCTGTCCGCCTCATCGTACATCCTCACTATGATCTCGGCCATTGCGCTTTCACCGTACATCAGCCAGGTAACGGCGCCGGGGGTGGTATTTATGGCCGCCACCAGCGCGGCGGTCTTTCTGGCGGCTGAAACATTGCAGGAATGCCAGATAAACGACTGGGTGTTGGAGCGGAATTCGGGAAAATTCAGGATAATGCCGATATCGGAGGCGCTTGCCTTGCTGAGAAAAGCGGCATACTGCAGGTGATCCTCGGCAACAGCGCGCCAACCGTGGCCAGTAACCAGGAATTTGATGTTATCACCGCCTTTTACCAGGTTTCTGTTTTTGGAGTCTTCAACAAGTTTTTTTACCAAAGACTGGGCCGAAGAAAGTGAGTAATCGGTTAATGTCACTATGTAAACGTGAGCGATCCCGCCGCCGGGTAAACTGACCGGTTTATATTCAAACGAGGGTTCCTTTACATTCCGGTCAAATGAGATTTCGCGCGCCGCATCATTCTTTATCTCCCGGCTTGCCTCATCACCGGCAAAGCTAAAAGACTGGAACGAAAAAGCAAAAGACGCCGCTAGCGCCAGAAAGGCCGTTTTATCAGATAATTTGGACATAAACAATAAAATCCGCGCCCGCATACACAATAGTAAGCCAAAATCAGCCGGTTTGCAAGTGCCAAAGGTCCTATGCCGCGAAAAAGTGAAAGTTGCCCTGACAAGACTGCCGCAGTCAGACGGATCGGCATCCTTTACAAGGAATTTATGATTGAAAATGTAAGAAATAGAAAATGGAATTTTAGGAAAGTTTATGCCTTAAGTTCGTCCGGGAAATCAGCCCGGTATTTCAGCGGGCTGATTTCCCGTGTCATTGGAGAGAGGAGTTGCGCAGCCACTTCCTGTCCGGCCTGTGCCGCGGGCTGAATACCCACATATAGGCGTACCGCTTTTCGCCTGGCGCGCCCGGCGCGGCGCTGCCGCCGGAAGATTCACGGAGTATCCGGATTATGGAGCGCTCTCCAAAGCGTTTATTATTCCTGTCATCGGGGTCGTTCAATGTTGTTTCCATACACTTTTCCTTTTGCGTTCCCAGAACGGCGGCGCGCCACCTTGCGCCCCGCCCCTTTGATCACCAGCCCATTTTGAATTTGAAGTTATGTGTGCCGTTGACCGGGTCAATGAGCCAATTGCCGTCAACCACCACCGCAATTTCCTGCCTGAAGTTGTAGCCGTAGCCGATATGGCTTTCCATTATCTGAACCCGCTGGCCTTCGGCCTGAAAGGTCTGGCCGTTGTATTTCAGGTCTATGTTCTGGGTGCCCTGTAAGGTATTGGCGGCCATAACCGAGGAGTCGTAATAGTTCATAATGACGGCGCGCACTTTTTCCGTGCCAGTGAATTTGGGATTTGCCACGGTGATCCAGAGCGGGGCGGCTATTATTTCGGAGCCCAGGCTCAAGGGATTGTAAGCTATCATTATTGAAGAGCCGTCTGCCGCGTTAAGGCGGATGTTCTTCCAGTTCATGTCCGCTTTTTTCGGAACCACAGGGGAGATCTTCACGCTTAAGCGGGTTGGCACGGCATTGGGAACCTGCGCAGCAGTCTGTTTGATGGTTTGAATGTTAATATCCCGAAGCTCGGAAGAAGTTGCGGCCCAGCCGAGGGATGCGATGCTAAGAATAACCGCCAGTAACGCTGTTTTTTGCATTTACTTGTCTCCTTATACTTTCTCTACTCAAAGTTTAACTAAAATCCGCTCTATCCTGTATGAGGCGAAAGGCCCTTTTTTTAACGGCAAATATCCTATATGGAACGTAGGTCCTTTGACCGCTGCCTGAAAATCGGCCACCGGTGAAAAATAGGATCACTCCGGCAGCCAGGTCGCCCCGCTTCACATTTTTGTATTATAATTTCAGGTAAAGAGAACTCCTTAATGTTCCCGTAAGCGGGCAATTTAAAATATATGGAAACTGAAGACAAATTTCTCGGCGAAAAGAAGGGTGTCGCCGCAATTGGCGCAATAAGCCGGGAAAAACTTTTTCCGCCGGGAAACGCGGCTTATCAATACTGGCTTAACTTCGCGCTTATGCGGAAAAAAGACGGTTTCTATGCCGAGGCCGAAAAGGCGGCAAGGGAATCAATAAAACTGAATCCGGAGGTTTATCATTCCCATGCGGTCTTGTCGAACCTGCTTTTTAACAGAGGCAGGTTCAGGGAGTCATTGCTTCACGCCCGCAGGGCCGCCGCCCTTAAACCGAACGACCCGGAAACGCGCAGCAGCCTTCTCCGGGTTTTGCGGGTTTTAAATCCCGGTTGCGCGCGGAAAATAGCGGTAAAAATATTCAAAAAAGACATGAAAATGTCAGTCCCGGTGTTAATCGCCGAAAAGGACGGGGCCGCTGAAAATTCCCGGTGGAAAAAAGCCGCTTTAAAATTCGTGTCGGCGGGAAAATATAAAGAAGCTTTCCAGGCGCTGGAACGCCTGAATAACGCGGGCGCGGCGCTGGAAAACCAGTTTCTCTTTTACAACCTGTTCACTATGCATGGCGCGATATCCGTTAAGGAGTGCGAAAGATATCTGAGAGAATTGTCCGCTATGCGGGCCGGGCCTGAACTTGCCGAATGGCGGTATTTTTACATGGGCAGGCTGTGCGAGGAGATATTCCTGTCGGAGCAACGGGAGGGGTTTCTGGCAAGGGCGCTCGGGTATTACGCAAAGCTTGACGCCAAAAAGTTAGGAAAGCGCGGCTGGATGCTGTTTAACCGGGGGAAGATATATTTAGGTTCCAGGCCGCCTTTATATTCCAGGGCAGAAAGTGATTTTATCGCTGTGCTGGAAGCCTGCCCGGGGTATTGGCCCGCCTTATGCCGGCTGGCGGAAATAGCTTTCTGCCGGGGCCGGAGAAAGACCGGACTTGAATATTTTGAAAAAGCCATTCGGAACTGCCCGGGTTTTGTCGGAGAGATACGGACATGGCGCGGGGAATTTCTTTTGTTAAGCGGACGCTTCCGTGAGGCGTTGGAAGATCTGGATTTCGGAGTGGCTCTCGGCGCTAAATACGCCTGCGGCTGGCGCGGGGCCGCGCGCCTGATGCTGGGCGATACAAGGGGCGCCGTTAAAGACCTGATGGCGGCGCGCAAGGCTGATCCGTGGGATTTGGAGGCCAAAATATTCCTTGCCGAAGCGCTCAGGGAAAGAGGGGCATACGGCCAGGCGGAAGAGGAGTTGCGCGGGCTTGTTACAGCTTCCTGTTCCCCCTGGATCTATGCGAATACGGCCCTGGTAAAGTTTAAAAAGAAAAAGACGGCGGCGGCTTTGGCTGATTTTTCAAAAATAAGAAAAGATATTATCCGGTTTGTCCGCTTGAAGACGAAACTGAAAACAGCTACCCCCGGAGATAAGGAAAAACTCCTTGTTGAGTTCCTGAAACTGTCCAAAGGATGCCGCAGGCAGGATGCCTACCTTGAACCTTTGTGGATGAAATGACCGGAGCAGGGGCGGCACTCATGGGGGGATTTCTAAAAATTACTAAAAATACCGCCGCTTTTGGTATTATAGATAAAATGGACGGCAGGAGAAATATTTCAATAAAGAACTCCTTCCCTAATCGCGATTCTCTATTCTCTATTCACTGCCGTATATACTATGCAAACTGAGAAAACGGATTACCTTATAATCGGAGCGGGGATTATCGGCCTGGCGCTTGCCAAACAGCTTAAAGAGCGGTTCCCCGATAAAAAGATAATCCTGCTTGAGAAAGAGCCGGACGTCGCCTGTCACAGCAGCGGACGCAACAGCGGGGTTCTGCATTCCGGATTTTATTATACTGCTAACAGCCTGAAGGCCCGGTTCACGCGGGACGGCAACCTCTTTATGAGGGCCTATTGCAAGGCCAACGGCCTGCGGCTCAATGAGTGCGGAAAGGTCGTTGTCGCCTCTGATGAGGCGGAATTAAGCGGGCTTTACGAACTGCAAAAGCGCGGAGCAGCCAATGGCGTGGACGTGCGGCTTATAGACGAAAAAAAACTGGCGGAAATAGAACCTAACGCGAAGACCTTTAAACACGCCCTTTATTCACCTTCCACTGCCACGGTGGACCCGGTGGAAGTAAATGCGCATATAAAAAACAGCCTTTTGAACTCCGGCGTCGAGATACGCTTTTCCGAAGGCTACAAAGCCAGGGCCGGCCAAAACACGGTCATAACCTCGGCCGGAAAGCTCATTGAAGCCGAAAAGATCATGAACGCCGCGGGGCTATATGCCGATAAAATAGCGCGGGACTTCGGTTATTCGAAGGATTACGTAATAATCCCCTTTAAAGGTATATACCTTACATATGAAGGCGGCG contains:
- a CDS encoding tetratricopeptide repeat protein, producing the protein METEDKFLGEKKGVAAIGAISREKLFPPGNAAYQYWLNFALMRKKDGFYAEAEKAARESIKLNPEVYHSHAVLSNLLFNRGRFRESLLHARRAAALKPNDPETRSSLLRVLRVLNPGCARKIAVKIFKKDMKMSVPVLIAEKDGAAENSRWKKAALKFVSAGKYKEAFQALERLNNAGAALENQFLFYNLFTMHGAISVKECERYLRELSAMRAGPELAEWRYFYMGRLCEEIFLSEQREGFLARALGYYAKLDAKKLGKRGWMLFNRGKIYLGSRPPLYSRAESDFIAVLEACPGYWPALCRLAEIAFCRGRRKTGLEYFEKAIRNCPGFVGEIRTWRGEFLLLSGRFREALEDLDFGVALGAKYACGWRGAARLMLGDTRGAVKDLMAARKADPWDLEAKIFLAEALRERGAYGQAEEELRGLVTASCSPWIYANTALVKFKKKKTAAALADFSKIRKDIIRFVRLKTKLKTATPGDKEKLLVEFLKLSKGCRRQDAYLEPLWMK
- the lhgO gene encoding L-2-hydroxyglutarate oxidase — translated: MQTEKTDYLIIGAGIIGLALAKQLKERFPDKKIILLEKEPDVACHSSGRNSGVLHSGFYYTANSLKARFTRDGNLFMRAYCKANGLRLNECGKVVVASDEAELSGLYELQKRGAANGVDVRLIDEKKLAEIEPNAKTFKHALYSPSTATVDPVEVNAHIKNSLLNSGVEIRFSEGYKARAGQNTVITSAGKLIEAEKIMNAAGLYADKIARDFGYSKDYVIIPFKGIYLTYEGGAKPARTNIYPVPDLRNPFLGVHFTVTAEGTVKIGPTAIPAFWRENYKGLENFRPGEALAVMYYEAKLFLTNSFGFRNLAFEEMRKYCKPYFIGLGKKLVRDLDAAGFRHWSKPGIRAQLLNTKTLELLQDFVVQGDKYSVHILNAVSPAFTSSFPFTRWVMENYIEKEAESISP
- a CDS encoding DUF47 family protein, which encodes MAINFIPKELKFFDFLSLQADNIIKAADCFKSSVKKGVFDEETVKKIKDFEHEGDTLAHEIVDMLNRTFITPIDREDIYSLANTLDDILDMINSMANRIRLYKLDANEEYMIQFADTIDQSARALTNAVKHMHDTKRARRVLDHCIEVNRLENIGDQIREKAISNLFETEKDPIMVIKWKEIYEVAEGTLDTCEHVAKVIEAILVKNG
- a CDS encoding aminoacetone oxidase family FAD-binding enzyme, which translates into the protein MTYDLIIIGGGASGLAAACAAANVGAGILVIEKNHVPGRKILSTGAGKCNFSNFQISPDHYHIHNPAFLEQTFKALSPAEIPAFFEKLGLLCTRGENGRLFPRSMKAQDVVGVLVNRLGVLGVTLLTLTEVTAIRKEKDGFLVETFAVAPRWEKKAAESVKKNYSAKRVILAAGGATYPQIGGSLKGYALLESFGHSVSAPRPALVPLKIKEKIVKNLDGVRLEARLSLTDGKDKLAETAGELLFTGYGISGPATLDLSRAALQALDNGPVFAEADFFPEWPAQKFDGVLRERARAFSGRPFSHFACGLLNDKILKAAAELAVIDWRATLPGIEKVVKFGGILKCFRLEITGATGFEDAMVTTGGCTLDEIDPSTFASKKVKGLYVTGELLDIDGDSGGYNLHLAWTSGILAGRHAAHSG
- the pepT gene encoding peptidase T; translated protein: MDFKNQLYRRLEKYAKIDTKSDEASKNFPSSKGQLTLGKLLKAELKAIGAKSVKMDKYGYVTAEIPATVKGKIPVIGFLAHMDTSPEVSGKGVKPQVHRNWRGGDIVISRKHGVILNTKNCPELAACRGEDIVTASGDTLLGADNKAGLAIIMTVAEHLLDHPEIPHGKLKIGFTPDEEVGQGVKYFNVKSFGADYAYTFDGDVAGAIEEETFNADGVKISVKGKSVHPGSAKDALANAARIAADIVSAWPENRLPETTAGRDGFIMFTDIKGEIETAEISGIAREHDLAKLKALEKHLAAIVAEKRIKYPLAEIKLEFNEQYRNMGPVIRKHPKVMANLTAAVKEAGLTPHIKPVRGGTDGSRLSFMGLPTPNVFTGGYNYHGRYEWVSLGGMQKSAEVLTNLARKWAE
- a CDS encoding inorganic phosphate transporter; this encodes MDSTLLAVIGLVTLALVFDFLNGFHDAANSIATIVSTRVLSPRQAVIWAAFFNVLAFFLFSHAVANTMGKGIVDISIIDTHIIFGALIGACAWNILTWYYGMPSSSSHALMGGLAGAAIVKAGTGVLVMSGIMKVLIFIVISPVLGLLLGLLFGTVVYRLFSKSTPSKVDHLFRKGQLLSSAAYCIGHGGNDAQKTMGVITGLLCSAGYLSEFKVPGWVALICYAAMGLGTMFGGWRIVKTMGHKISKLKPIDGFCAETGAAVTLFFASSMGAPVSTTHTITGAIMGVGTIKRFNAVKWGVAGQIVWAWVLTIPGSALISAAVYWLSVHLFR
- a CDS encoding Na+:solute symporter yields the protein MTNNFMALSAIDWTIIAAYTGLSMLIGLYFSKRGSKNMAEYFVAGRDVTWWLAGISMVATTFAADTPLVVSAIVRTKGLQGNWYWWSSVMGAVMCIYFFARLWRRSGIITDAEFMEVRYHGKAGAFLRGFYAFFRSILCNSIVMGWVILAMSKIVYVLLGWPKTMSVWILVCISVVYILFSGLWGVLATDFFQFILAMSGCITFAAIVMVKAGGPAALIDKAVMACSAAAAADPQSNLVAPSQLMNLFPSFDSLNAGVIMFFAFVSLQWWQSAQGDGFLAQRLFSCKNEKHSLLSVLFYSFLHYAIRPWPWIIVGLGSLIFFPVLADPETAYPLMMIKFLPVGLKGVLVASFLAAFMSTLSTHINLGASYMVNDIYKRFFVPEASDKHYVAVSRISILVMTGLAGVASLLMHSVYSAWLLGTALMSGTALIVMLRWYWWRINAWSEISGIIAALAITLSLAASPTLGADKYYALRLFIIIFGTTAVSVITTFLTEPEPYDHLEKFYRRVRPSGWWGKLAERCPDVHPVKIGMAEFTDWGLTVVCIYSSLFGIGWLVLGRIKTGVISCLLCAVLLTVILKRINLMKWD
- a CDS encoding class II fructose-1,6-bisphosphate aldolase, encoding MQTTETKPVSYKELGFSNTREMFKAAMKGGYAVPAYNFNNMEQIQAIITACVKSRSPVILQVSKGARDYANATLLRWMGRGAVEMMKELGAPVPAALHLDHGDSFELCKSCIDSGFSSVMYDGSSLSYEENARITRQVVDYAHKFDVTVEGELGVLAGIEDEVSSEKSHYTDPAQVEDFVKKTGVDSLAISIGTSHGAYKFKVKPGESVPPLRFDILEEVEKRIPGFPIVLHGSSSVMPEYIAMINKYGGKMENAVGVPAEQLRRAAKSAVCKINIDSDGRLVMTAMIRKVFSEKPGEFDPRKYLGPAREELVKMYMAKNKDVLGSAGRV